A window of Thermosipho affectus contains these coding sequences:
- a CDS encoding carbohydrate ABC transporter permease encodes MKKKNLLIGIFVILPSIIAIAIFVYGFISWTARTSFSNWNSFSALLRGQYKFVGLRNYIRLFQDSRFQTDLWNTLFFTIFFLFGTISLGIIMAILVDKGLKGSRWFQNLFLFPMAISFVVTGTVWSWIFAPGNIPSNPQGLNLLLHKLGLDKLMWGWYTSTQTIGKFNVALIPVIIAAMWQLSGYTMAMYLAGLRGIPNDIIEAAKVDGASEWKIFWKVKMPLLTPITLSAFIILGHISLKIFDLVFAMTGSGPNFVTDVPAIYMFELTFRSNRYALGSAIAIIMLLFVAVVIIPYLVTNLRGEKR; translated from the coding sequence GTGAAAAAGAAAAACTTACTAATTGGCATTTTTGTTATTTTGCCTTCTATTATCGCTATAGCGATTTTCGTATATGGCTTTATTAGTTGGACTGCTAGAACTTCTTTTTCAAATTGGAATAGTTTTTCCGCACTACTAAGAGGTCAATACAAATTTGTAGGACTTAGAAATTACATAAGACTATTTCAAGATAGCAGGTTTCAAACGGATTTATGGAATACATTGTTTTTTACAATATTTTTTCTCTTTGGTACAATAAGTCTTGGTATAATCATGGCCATACTGGTAGATAAAGGGCTTAAAGGTTCTAGATGGTTCCAAAATCTATTTTTATTTCCAATGGCTATTTCATTTGTTGTTACCGGAACGGTTTGGAGTTGGATTTTTGCACCTGGAAATATCCCATCAAATCCCCAAGGGCTAAACCTTCTCTTACACAAATTGGGACTTGATAAATTAATGTGGGGATGGTATACAAGCACTCAAACTATAGGTAAATTTAACGTTGCGTTAATTCCAGTGATAATAGCTGCAATGTGGCAACTTTCTGGATATACAATGGCCATGTACCTTGCGGGATTAAGAGGTATTCCAAACGATATTATAGAAGCTGCAAAGGTAGATGGTGCATCAGAGTGGAAAATCTTCTGGAAAGTTAAAATGCCTCTTTTAACACCAATTACACTCAGTGCTTTTATTATTCTTGGACATATATCCCTTAAAATATTTGATCTAGTGTTTGCCATGACGGGAAGTGGCCCTAATTTTGTCACAGACGTTCCTGCAATTTATATGTTTGAACTTACGTTTAGAAGTAACCGATACGCATTGGGCTCTGCAATAGCAATAATAATGCTTTTGTTTGTAGCAGTTGTTATTATTCCATACCTTGTTACAAACTTGCGAGGTGAAAAAAGATGA
- a CDS encoding ABC transporter substrate-binding protein — MKKFVILFLSILLSLSVFSQENILEVFSWWTGGGEAEGLQALFNLFHKYYPDIKIINAAVAGGAGTNAKAVLKTRMLGKNPPDSFQVHAGMELTDTYVIPGLMEPITWILKEIGAYDKFPKDLIDIVSYKGEIYSVPVNVHRANVVFYNKEIAKKIGMKKAPATWPEFLSYLDKAQKMGYVGISLGDKNKWTSLHLFESIMLSQLGPEKYNNLWKGKASFNDPDIRQALLIFKDVLKYVNSDHSALTWQDATRMLFEGKAFCNMMGDWAEGYLKTLNWKPGEDFGWFALPDTQNAFMLVSDTFGLPKNAPHRENAIKWIKLLASVEAQDTFNPIKGSIPARIDADKSKYDVYLKWSMDDFSTKAITPSIIHGSAAPEAFVTALMDAINIFVTKQNVEKTFKEILWIAEDNGYVTD; from the coding sequence ATGAAAAAATTTGTTATATTATTTTTATCGATTTTATTATCTTTAAGTGTATTTTCACAAGAAAATATCTTAGAAGTATTTAGCTGGTGGACAGGCGGAGGAGAAGCTGAAGGGTTACAGGCTTTATTTAACCTTTTCCACAAATATTACCCAGATATAAAAATAATAAACGCTGCAGTTGCAGGGGGCGCTGGTACAAATGCAAAAGCAGTTCTTAAAACAAGAATGCTCGGTAAAAACCCTCCTGATTCTTTCCAAGTACACGCCGGTATGGAGCTTACAGATACATATGTAATCCCAGGCCTTATGGAACCAATAACTTGGATTTTAAAGGAGATAGGCGCATACGACAAATTCCCAAAAGATTTAATAGACATTGTAAGCTACAAAGGAGAAATATATTCTGTTCCAGTAAATGTCCACAGAGCAAATGTTGTATTTTACAACAAAGAAATTGCCAAAAAAATCGGTATGAAAAAAGCACCTGCAACCTGGCCTGAATTCTTGTCATATCTTGACAAAGCGCAAAAGATGGGATACGTTGGAATCTCATTGGGAGATAAGAACAAATGGACGTCCCTTCACTTATTTGAAAGTATTATGTTATCACAACTTGGTCCTGAAAAGTACAATAACTTGTGGAAGGGAAAAGCATCATTCAACGATCCAGATATAAGACAAGCCCTGTTAATATTTAAAGATGTACTAAAATACGTAAACTCTGATCACTCCGCGTTAACATGGCAAGACGCCACAAGAATGCTCTTTGAAGGAAAAGCTTTCTGTAATATGATGGGAGACTGGGCCGAAGGCTATCTTAAAACATTGAATTGGAAACCAGGTGAGGATTTTGGATGGTTTGCACTTCCAGACACTCAAAATGCATTTATGCTCGTCTCCGACACATTTGGCCTTCCAAAAAATGCACCACACAGAGAAAATGCAATTAAATGGATAAAATTACTAGCATCTGTTGAAGCACAAGATACTTTCAATCCTATTAAAGGCTCTATCCCAGCAAGAATTGATGCAGATAAATCAAAATACGATGTTTATCTAAAATGGTCTATGGACGATTTTTCAACAAAGGCAATTACACCTTCCATTATTCATGGTTCTGCTGCTCCTGAGGCTTTCGTAACAGCATTAATGGATGCTATTAATATCTTTGTAACCAAGCAAAATGTCGAAAAAACCTTTAAAGAAATTTTGTGGATAGCAGAAGATAATGGATACGTAACAGATTAA